From the Manihot esculenta cultivar AM560-2 chromosome 3, M.esculenta_v8, whole genome shotgun sequence genome, one window contains:
- the LOC110610458 gene encoding protein BOLA1, chloroplastic encodes MGSRGANMLISRANRMKTKLQSVLEATTIELEDVSHQHAGHAAVKPNNVETHFNLKIVSPKFSGHTLVKRHRMVYDALADELQSGLHALSIVAKTPQEEEAASHR; translated from the coding sequence ATGGGTTCACGAGGAGCCAACATGCTAATATCGAGGGCAAACAGAATGAAAACGAAGCTGCAATCTGTTTTGGAAGCTACCACAATAGAACTCGAGGACGTCTCGCATCAGCACGCTGGTCACGCTGCCGTCAAGCCCAATAATGTCGAGACCCATTTCAATTTGAAGATTGTTTCTCCTAAATTCAGTGGTCACACCCTCGTCAAGCGCCACCGCATGGTCTATGATGCACTTGCGGATGAGCTTCAATCTGGATTGCATGCTCTCTCTATTGTGGCCAAGACTCCCCAGGAGGAAGAAGCTGCTTCTCACAGATGA